From a region of the Zingiber officinale cultivar Zhangliang chromosome 10B, Zo_v1.1, whole genome shotgun sequence genome:
- the LOC122028718 gene encoding CBL-interacting protein kinase 19-like, with product MAELAATKAAAEQDAKAKKGGGGRGKGLLLGRFEVGKLLGAGTFAKVYVARNVRTDELVAIKALDKEAILKGGLVPHIKREISILRRVRHPYIVELFEVMATKTKIYFVMEYVRGGELFSRVSKGRLLEDTARRYFQQLISAVAFCHSRGVYHRDLKPENLLLDEKGDLKVSDFGLSAVASQIRSDGLFHTFCGTPAYVAPEVLSQRGYDGAKVDIWSCGVILFVLMAGHLPFYDRSVVAMYRKIYKGVFRCPRWFSQELIDLLHRLLDVNPQTRITIPEIMENPWFKKGFRHIRFYIEDNELHSITEPEDDQLRNVDEPSRADEPYESGSESDCSVASCPATFSDDLREPLGLPRPPSLTAFDIISFSKGFDLSGLFEETGDMTRFLSKEPTSTIISKLEEIAKAANFKVRMKDCRIFLEGTREGEKGPLTIGVEIYELTPSMVVVEVKKKAGDGKEYEEFCINELKTGLKDLVYESPPVAKASTSTG from the coding sequence ATGGCGGAGCTGGCCGCAACGAAGGCGGCGGCCGAGCAGGATGCGAAGGCCAAGAAAGGCGGCGGCGGAAGAGGCAAAGGGCTCCTTCTCGGGCGATTCGAAGTCGGGAAGCTCCTCGGCGCCGGCACCTTTGCCAAGGTCTATGTCGCCCGCAACGTGCGGACCGACGAGCTCGTCGCCATCAAAGCCCTCGACAAGGAAGCCATCCTCAAGGGAGGCCTCGTGCCTCACATCAAGCGTGAGATCTCCATCCTCCGCCGCGTGCGCCACCCCTACATCGTCGAGCTGTTCGAGGTCATGGCTACGAAGACTAAGATTTACTTCGTCATGGAGTACGTCCGCGGCGGCGAGCTCTTCTCCCGGGTCTCCAAGGGCCGCCTCCTTGAGGACACCGCCCGGCGCTACTTCCAGCAGCTCATCTCCGCCGTGGCCTTTTGCCACTCCCGCGGTGTCTACCACCGCGATCTAAAGCCAGAGAACCTCCTTTTGGACGAGAAAGGTGACCTAAAGGTCTCCGACTTTGGGCTTTCCGCAGTCGCCAGCCAGATTCGAAGCGACGGCCTTTTCCACACCTTCTGCGGAACCCCGGCATACGTCGCTCCCGAGGTCCTCTCCCAGCGAGGCTATGACGGCGCCAAAGTTGACATTTGGTCTTGCGGCGTCATTCTCTTCGTGCTCATGGCCGGCCATCTACCCTTTTACGACCGAAGCGTCGTGGCCATGTATCGCAAGATCTATAAGGGCGTATTCAGGTGTCCCCGATGGTTCTCGCAGGAACTCATCGACCTCCTACACCGTCTTCTCGATGTTAATCCCCAAACTCGGATCACCATCCCCGAGATAATGGAGAATCCCTGGTTCAAGAAAGGGTTCCGCCACATTCGATTCTATATTGAAGACAATGAGCTGCATAGCATAACTGAACCAGAAGATGACCAATTGCGGAATGTTGATGAACCTAGTCGGGCGGATGAGCCATACGAATCGGGGTCTGAGTCGGACTGCTCAGTTGCTTCCTGTCCAGCTACTTTCTCGGACGATCTTCGTGAGCCGCTAGGGTTGCCGAGGCCGCCGAGCCTTACAGCCTTCGATATCATATCGTTCTCCAAGGGGTTTGACCTCTCCGGACTGTTTGAAGAAACTGGGGATATGACCAGGTTTCTTTCCAAGGAGCCTACGTCCACTATTATATCCAAGCTAGAGGAGATTGCGAAAGCTGCAAACTTTAAGGTAAGGATGAAGGATTGCAGAATCTTCTTGGAAGGAACAAGGGAGGGGGAGAAGGGCCCGTTGACGATTGGTGTGGAGATATATGAGCTAACCCCTTCAATGGTGGTGGTTGAAGTGAAAAAGAAAGCTGGGGATGGAAAGGAGTACGAAGAATTCTGCATCAATGAGCTGAAGACTGGCTTGAAAGATCTAGTCTATGAGTCACCACCCGTCGCAAAAGCCAGTACCAGCACTGGATAG
- the LOC122028717 gene encoding rab3 GTPase-activating protein non-catalytic subunit: protein MILLEAQTHVFFIREENLISCILSCKRNRRKAMARRSHLMEIGCIACDELSEVGAGEREGWLDDPSLLAALHHHSLALASATRPIALVLGWDHDHRFSSSAVRDPIKIHPVLSPYEGRITALEWLPFGDVLALALGTSAGLLLIFSVGGDLIHKQLVHTGHILRLRFRQTAKADGIGEGSISEELCVVLPGVVARFDGSDIQSLLHRWFQKSETGMWENSLNKLESEDDETSYGRIPFQVWNVGKFGSCVDAAITSIMPPPLLELQSSQRFYCAITIGNDSVISAYRLSEDRSRSLVGTILSKVVPVTFSTIASFSKLIWRNESNATRKSRPTPQSFAKASPLTCLKDTRRKGEKLTLSPSGTLAAITDSLGRILLLDTQALVVVRLWKGYRDACCLFVETLVSKDRASSSSSNYEYTKGDYCLCLAIHAPRKGIIEIWKMRTGPRLLTVPCPKGSKILQPSIRSGSSSQSPYIPLEVFVLNGDSGQISVLNRSLS from the exons ATGATCCTTTTAGAAGCCCAAACGCATGTTTTTTTTATACGCGAGGAGAATTTAATTAGTTGTATTCTTTCTTGCAAGCGAAATCGAAGAAAAGCAATGGCGAGGCGATCACATCTGATGGAGATCGGGTGCATCGCCTGCGACGAGCTGTCGGAAGTCGGCGCAGGCGAGAGAGAGGGGTGGCTCGATGATCCCTCCCTCCTCGCCGCTCTCCACCACCACTCCCTCGCTCTTGCCTCCGCCACTCGCCCGATTGCCCTAGTCCTTGGTTGGGACCACGATCATCGATTCTCCTCCTCCGCTGTCCGAGACCCAATCAAGATTCACCCGGTGTTGTCTCCATACGAAGGCCGTATTACCGCCCTCGAGTGGCTTCCCTTCGGTGACGTCCTCGCTCTGGCACTCGGCACCTCTGCCGGACTCCTCCTCATCTTCTCTGTTGGAGGCGATCTGATCCACAAGCAG CTTGTTCATACTGGGCATATATTGAGGCTTAGATTTCGCCAAACTGCAAAAGCAGATGGAATTGGGGAAGGCTCCATTTCTGAGGAACTTTGTGTGGTATTGCCTGGCGTGGTTGCCCGCTTTGATGGTTCGGATATACAG AGTTTACTTCATAGATGGTTTCAAAAGTCCGAAACAGGAATGTGGGAGAATAGCCTTAATAAATTGGAGTCAGAGGATGATGAAACTTCATATGGGAGGATACCTTTTCAGGTTTGGAATGTTGGCAAGTTTGGAAGTTGTGTTGATGCAGCTATCACAAGCATAATGCCACCGCCACTCTTGGAGCTCCAG TCAAGTCAGCGTTTCTATTGTGCGATTACCATTGGGAATGATTCTGTGATTTCTGCATATAG GCTTTCAGAGGATAGGAGTAGATCTTTAGTTGGAACAATCCTCTCGAAGGTTGTCCCTGTTACATTCTCAACCATTGCATCATTTTCAAAATTGATATGGCGAAATGAGTCTAATGCAACAAGGAAGTCCCGCCCAACACCTCAGTCATTTGCTAAAG CATCTCCTTTAACTTGTCTTAAAGATACACGAAGGAAGGGAGAGAAACTCACATTGTCTCCAAGTGGTACCTTGGCTGCAATAACAGATTCTCTAGGAAGAATTCTGTTACTAGATACTCAGGCACTTGTAGTTGTGCGACTGTGGAAG GGATATCGCGATGCTTGCTGTCTTTTTGTTGAGACGCTAGTAAGCAAAGATAGAGCATCATCGAGTTCCAGTAATTATGAATATACAAAAGGCGACTATTGTTTGTGTTTAGCAATTCATGCACCTCGCAAAGGGATAATTGAG ATTTGGAAGATGCGAACTGGGCCTCGCCTTCTAACAGTCCCTTGCCCTAAAGGAAGCAAAATTCTTCAGCCATCCATTAGGTCTGGATCCTCGTCCCAATCGCCATATATTCCCTTGGAAGTTTTTGTACTCAACGGAGATTCTGGACAAATATCTGTTCTAAACCGATCACTTTCTTGA
- the LOC122028719 gene encoding abscisic acid receptor PYL12-like, with amino-acid sequence MPLLPSPVAASPATQEVVRRYHCRRTAPGQCSSVNVQYAAAPVPVVWSLVRRFDRPQDYKQFLRDCDLRAGDGGVGSVREVTVVSGLPAETSTERLDALDEERHLMSFTVLGGDHRLANYRSTITLHGRGEGTVVVESYVVDVPQGNTGEETCFFADTIVRCNLKALASIAEEMNRGAASSSRADGLRRLFS; translated from the coding sequence ATGCCTCTGTTGCCGAGCCCGGTGGCGGCGAGCCCTGCGACGCAGGAGGTGGTGCGGCGGTACCACTGCCGGCGGACGGCGCCGGGGCAGTGTAGCTCCGTGAACGTGCAGTACGCGGCGGCGCCGGTGCCGGTGGTGTGGTCGCTGGTGCGCCGCTTCGATCGGCCGCAGGACTACAAGCAGTTCCTGCGCGACTGCGACCTGCGCGCGGGCGACGGCGGCGTCGGCAGCGTCCGGGAGGTCACCGTCGTGTCCGGGCTCCCCGCGGAGACCAGCACGGAGCGGCTGGACGCTCTGGACGAGGAGCGGCACCTGATGAGCTTCACGGTGCTCGGCGGGGACCATCGCCTGGCCAACTACCGGTCCACCATCACGCTGCACGGACGGGGAGAGGGCACCGTGGTGGTGGAGTCCTACGTGGTGGACGTGCCGCAGGGGAACACCGGGGAGGAGACCTGCTTCTTCGCCGACACCATCGTGCGATGCAACCTCAAGGCCCTCGCCAGCATCGCCGAGGAGATGAACCGAGGAGCCGCCTCCTCATCCAGAGCCGACGGCTTGAGACGCCTCTTCTCTTGA
- the LOC122030527 gene encoding uncharacterized protein LOC122030527, whose product MKETIRCCISCILPCGALDVVRVVHADGRVDQIVGAATAADVMRAHPNHVLRMLASASSASPNAAVTLPPTADLHRGKIYFLVPAPPPPPPPPPPAAKKAGGTGTRRRRRKKKEAALGGDVNGEGEKARLLLVNERYLSEIMSERAAPEGRRRGRAAVWRPHLESISEVS is encoded by the coding sequence atgAAGGAAACGATCCGTTGCTGCATCTCCTGCATCCTCCCCTGTGGCGCCCTCGACGTCGTCCGCGTCGTCCACGCCGACGGTCGGGTCGACCAGATCGTCGGCGCCGCCACCGCCGCCGACGTGATGCGGGCCCATCCGAATCACGTCCTCCGCATGCTCGCCTCCGCCTCCTCTGCTTCTCCCAACGCCGCCGTCACGCTGCCGCCCACCGCCGACCTGCACAGGGGCAAAATCTATTTCTTGGTTCccgcgccgccgccgccgccgccgccgccgccgccggcggCGAAGAAGGCCGGCGGGACCGGAACCAGGAGgcggcggaggaagaagaaggaagcggCCCTCGGCGGCGACGTGAATGGGGAAGGCGAGAAGGCGAGGCTGCTGCTGGTGAACGAGAGGTACTTATCGGAGATCATGTCGGAGAGGGCGGCGCCGGAAGGGCGGCGCCGGGGAAGGGCGGCGGTGTGGCGGCCGCACTTGGAGAGCATCTCCGAGGTCTCCTGA